A single genomic interval of Croceibacter atlanticus HTCC2559 harbors:
- the porW gene encoding type IX secretion system periplasmic lipoprotein PorW/SprE, protein MKSTHKYIILSLTLLLLVGCSRKKDKFINRGWHAMTAYYNTMFNGKQAIIQGEAELEASFRDNYWAILPVERLQIEEQALLQGETKNANFERAEEKATKAIQKHSMYIDGEENNPQMDEAFIMLGKARYFDGRFIPAQEAFNYVLRRYPTSNTITEARVWKEKVNIRLDNNELAIENLKEILEEAEEEDLNKQAVAEAAAMLSQAYINLQQLDSAIMPIKLASETIDDKEKQARYTFIKGQLYNNIGKVDSANIAFDEVIKLNRSIPRRYLINAYVEKAKNFDLDKGDKAEFEELLTRLETYYENRPYLDRIYLVMADYYQKLDSTDLAVTYYNKSLRTQSADNYLVSRNYLRLAEINFDNAEYKEAGNYFDSTLTNLDNTTREFRTITKRRVNLDDVILYEGIARANDSILNVANLSAEDQYSYYQTYADGLKATAIAQARAEELPVTGATNSFYNKQTNSRELKGIGGPKVKGDFYFYNPTTVAYGKQEFEKVWGSRKLEDNWRTGGSVFSNTETEEEDIDPIAALEEDPRFDPQTYVDLIPKNQKVLDSLSTERNFAYYQLGLIYKEKFKEYSLASEKLEGLLNNNPEERLILPSKYNLYKVYETTGDTANADRVKNDILNNHPESRYASILRNPESLKNDENSPEAIYATLYKQFQEQNYALVLEKSEEYIQQFTGDDIVPKFELLKAYAEGRYLGFEAYKEGLNFVALNYPQSDEGKQAAKIYKQSIPSLEFKEFEKDGKEGEFKLIYPIDKNDTTVDAKALREKVDKAIEDLGYTNLYTSYDVYNPFQNFLVIHGLNSSLGAEGFGELLKDNKNYKITNEFFGISSENYTIVQIHKNIDAYREFSTQ, encoded by the coding sequence TTGAAATCTACGCATAAATACATCATACTTTCCTTAACACTTTTACTTCTTGTAGGGTGTTCTAGAAAAAAGGACAAATTTATAAACCGTGGTTGGCACGCTATGACAGCCTACTACAACACTATGTTTAATGGCAAACAAGCTATTATACAAGGTGAAGCAGAGCTTGAGGCCTCTTTTAGAGATAACTATTGGGCAATACTGCCTGTAGAGCGGTTACAAATAGAAGAGCAAGCCTTATTACAAGGAGAAACCAAGAATGCAAATTTTGAACGTGCTGAAGAAAAAGCAACTAAAGCCATTCAAAAACATAGCATGTACATTGATGGCGAGGAAAATAACCCTCAGATGGATGAAGCTTTTATAATGTTAGGTAAGGCGCGCTATTTTGATGGTCGTTTTATACCGGCACAAGAAGCCTTTAACTATGTGCTTAGACGCTATCCTACTAGTAACACAATTACAGAAGCTCGTGTTTGGAAAGAAAAAGTAAATATTAGACTAGACAACAACGAACTAGCTATTGAAAATTTAAAAGAAATTCTTGAAGAAGCTGAAGAAGAAGATCTAAACAAACAAGCTGTTGCAGAAGCAGCTGCAATGCTTTCTCAAGCCTATATAAACCTTCAACAATTAGATAGTGCTATAATGCCAATTAAATTGGCTTCAGAAACTATAGATGATAAAGAAAAACAAGCACGATATACGTTTATAAAGGGACAACTTTATAATAATATTGGTAAAGTAGACAGTGCCAATATTGCATTTGATGAAGTTATAAAGCTTAACCGAAGCATTCCTCGCAGATATCTAATTAATGCTTATGTTGAAAAAGCAAAGAACTTTGATTTAGATAAAGGCGATAAAGCTGAATTTGAAGAATTGCTTACACGCCTTGAAACATATTATGAAAACAGACCATATCTAGATAGAATATATTTGGTTATGGCAGACTACTATCAAAAACTAGACTCTACAGATCTTGCTGTTACTTATTACAATAAATCTTTAAGAACACAATCTGCAGATAATTATTTAGTTTCAAGAAACTATTTAAGGCTGGCCGAAATAAATTTTGACAATGCAGAATATAAAGAAGCTGGTAATTATTTTGACAGTACACTAACCAACCTAGATAATACCACAAGAGAATTTAGGACCATTACAAAACGTCGTGTTAATCTAGACGATGTGATTCTTTATGAAGGCATTGCAAGAGCAAACGATAGTATTTTAAATGTTGCTAATTTATCTGCAGAAGATCAATATTCATATTACCAAACCTATGCAGATGGTCTTAAAGCTACTGCCATAGCACAAGCAAGAGCAGAAGAGTTACCAGTTACTGGTGCAACAAACTCCTTTTACAATAAGCAAACCAACTCTCGAGAGTTAAAAGGAATAGGTGGTCCTAAAGTAAAAGGTGATTTTTACTTTTACAACCCTACAACTGTGGCTTACGGAAAACAGGAGTTTGAAAAAGTTTGGGGCAGTCGTAAATTAGAAGACAATTGGAGAACTGGCGGTTCTGTTTTTTCTAATACAGAAACAGAAGAAGAAGATATAGATCCTATTGCAGCTTTAGAGGAAGATCCGAGATTTGACCCTCAAACCTATGTAGATTTAATTCCTAAAAACCAAAAAGTACTTGATAGTTTATCTACAGAGCGTAATTTTGCCTACTACCAATTAGGTCTTATTTATAAAGAAAAGTTTAAGGAATACAGTTTAGCTTCAGAAAAGCTTGAAGGCTTATTAAACAACAATCCAGAGGAACGCTTAATATTACCTTCTAAGTACAATCTGTATAAAGTTTACGAAACCACTGGAGATACTGCCAATGCAGATCGTGTAAAGAACGATATTTTAAATAATCATCCAGAGTCCAGGTATGCTTCAATTTTAAGAAACCCAGAATCCTTAAAGAATGATGAAAATAGTCCAGAAGCTATTTACGCCACGTTATACAAACAGTTTCAAGAGCAAAATTATGCTTTAGTATTAGAAAAATCTGAAGAGTATATTCAACAATTTACAGGAGATGATATTGTTCCTAAATTTGAGTTATTAAAAGCTTATGCTGAAGGCCGTTATCTAGGATTTGAAGCTTACAAAGAAGGTTTAAATTTTGTAGCCCTTAACTATCCACAAAGTGATGAAGGTAAACAGGCTGCCAAAATTTACAAACAATCTATTCCATCGTTAGAATTTAAGGAATTTGAAAAAGATGGTAAAGAAGGTGAGTTTAAATTAATTTATCCAATAGACAAAAACGACACTACAGTTGATGCAAAAGCACTTAGGGAAAAAGTAGATAAAGCTATTGAAGATTTAGGGTACACTAACCTGTATACATCTTATGATGTTTATAATCCTTTCCAAAACTTCCTAGTAATACATGGTTTAAACAGTAGCCTTGGTGCAGAAGGATTTGGCGAGCTTTTAAAAGACAACAAGAATTATAAAATTACAAATGAGTTTTTTGGTATTTCTTCAGAAAACTATACTATTGTACAGATTCATAAAAATATTGATGCTTACAGAGAGTTTTCAACTCAATAA
- a CDS encoding bactofilin family protein, with product MFSDNNSGKKSRNNEQVSREQNKISQGTKIVGDIVAKGAFRIEGTVEGTVTTPGKVVVGKSGFISGTLTCENADFEGKFSGKLDIADTLTLRSSSHIEGEVLVGKLAVEPGATFNASCAMKGNVKSLKNDDDKRKEKSA from the coding sequence ATGTTTTCAGACAATAATTCAGGTAAAAAATCTCGAAATAATGAACAGGTTTCGAGAGAACAAAATAAAATTTCACAAGGCACAAAAATAGTAGGTGATATTGTTGCCAAAGGAGCTTTTAGGATAGAGGGCACTGTAGAAGGTACTGTTACAACTCCTGGAAAAGTAGTTGTGGGCAAAAGTGGCTTTATTAGTGGTACACTTACTTGTGAAAATGCAGATTTTGAAGGAAAATTTTCTGGGAAATTAGATATTGCAGATACATTAACACTTAGGTCTTCTTCTCACATAGAAGGTGAAGTTTTAGTAGGTAAGCTTGCTGTTGAACCAGGCGCAACGTTTAACGCGTCATGTGCAATGAAAGGCAATGTAAAATCGTTAAAAAACGACGATGACAAACGAAAAGAAAAGTCCGCTTAA
- a CDS encoding AtpZ/AtpI family protein, with amino-acid sequence MTNEKKSPLNSSYAKYSGIAFQMFAIIAIGAFGGVKLDEYLNNQNNLYTIIFSLVAVLAAIFFVIRQILKMSKDDNAS; translated from the coding sequence ATGACAAACGAAAAGAAAAGTCCGCTTAATTCTTCTTACGCTAAATATTCAGGCATAGCCTTTCAAATGTTTGCCATAATTGCAATTGGTGCTTTTGGAGGTGTAAAGCTAGATGAATATCTAAATAACCAAAACAACCTTTACACTATAATTTTTAGCTTAGTGGCTGTACTTGCAGCTATATTTTTTGTCATTAGGCAAATTTTAAAAATGAGCAAAGATGATAATGCGTCTTAA
- the atpB gene encoding F0F1 ATP synthase subunit A, which translates to MNITLRQFILGLALVTTVLSGFAKDANTEEPEEGFNVKEMIMHHVKDAYGMHIIDYNGHAISIPLPVILWTDNGLTTFMSSEFHHDYHGEVVVEKNGGKFINLHEKVYQLDAGADSVQLDEEGHATNAQIPIDISITRNVFMMFISVIVLLLIFITAARKYRKSDTNVPSGIASFVEPLIIFVRDEIGIPMIGEHKYKKYMPFLLTVFFFIWINNIFGLIPIANGANLSGNIAFTAVLAGFTFIITTFSGNKNYWQHIFWMPGVPVPIKIFLIPIELIGMIVKPVSLAIRLFANITAGHIIILSLISLIFIFNSLAVAPVSVAFALFISIIEIIVTAIQAYIFTVLSALYFGMAVEDHDHH; encoded by the coding sequence ATGAATATTACTCTTAGACAATTTATTTTAGGCCTTGCATTAGTAACTACCGTACTTAGCGGTTTTGCAAAAGACGCAAATACAGAAGAACCTGAGGAAGGCTTTAACGTGAAAGAAATGATAATGCACCACGTTAAAGATGCGTACGGTATGCATATTATAGACTATAATGGTCACGCAATCTCCATTCCTCTTCCTGTTATTTTATGGACAGACAATGGTCTTACTACATTTATGTCTTCAGAGTTTCATCACGATTATCACGGTGAAGTTGTTGTAGAAAAAAATGGAGGTAAGTTTATTAACCTTCATGAAAAAGTGTATCAGTTAGACGCTGGTGCAGATTCTGTACAGTTAGACGAAGAAGGTCATGCTACAAATGCACAAATACCAATTGATATTTCTATAACACGAAATGTGTTTATGATGTTTATTTCGGTTATTGTTCTTCTCCTTATATTTATTACAGCAGCAAGAAAATACAGAAAATCTGATACTAATGTACCAAGTGGTATTGCAAGTTTTGTAGAGCCATTAATCATTTTTGTACGAGATGAGATTGGTATCCCAATGATTGGTGAGCACAAGTACAAAAAATACATGCCTTTCTTATTAACGGTATTCTTCTTTATATGGATTAACAACATTTTTGGATTAATCCCTATTGCAAATGGAGCAAACCTTTCTGGTAACATTGCATTTACAGCTGTATTAGCAGGATTTACATTTATTATTACAACATTTAGTGGTAACAAAAATTACTGGCAACACATTTTCTGGATGCCAGGTGTACCAGTACCAATTAAAATATTCTTAATCCCTATTGAATTAATCGGGATGATTGTTAAGCCAGTTTCATTAGCTATACGTTTGTTTGCTAACATTACTGCAGGACACATTATTATCTTAAGTTTAATTTCTTTAATATTTATTTTCAACTCATTAGCTGTGGCACCAGTATCTGTAGCATTTGCATTGTTTATTAGTATTATCGAGATAATTGTAACAGCAATACAAGCTTACATATTTACAGTATTATCTGCGCTTTACTTTGGTATGGCTGTAGAGGATCACGATCACCATTAA
- the atpE gene encoding ATP synthase F0 subunit C encodes MTITGIAAIGAGLAAIAAGIGIGKIGSSAMEAMARQPEMHGKIQSSALILAAFVEAVALFGVVASLI; translated from the coding sequence ATGACTATTACAGGAATTGCAGCAATTGGAGCTGGTTTAGCAGCTATCGCAGCGGGAATCGGTATTGGTAAAATCGGTTCTTCAGCAATGGAGGCAATGGCTCGTCAGCCAGAGATGCACGGTAAGATTCAGTCTTCTGCACTTATCTTAGCAGCATTCGTTGAGGCGGTAGCACTATTCGGTGTTGTTGCATCACTTATCTAA
- a CDS encoding F0F1 ATP synthase subunit B — protein MELLTPGFGLVVWTVITFLILFFLLKKFAWKPILGAVHDRETSIKSALDSAEAARREMENLQADNERILQEARTERDSIIKEARSMKDKMIADASDEAQAKADQIIKQAQAAILSEKQAAIADIKNQVANLSIDIAEKVVREELSNKEKQAKLVEDMLGDVTLN, from the coding sequence ATGGAATTATTAACACCTGGATTTGGACTTGTGGTTTGGACGGTTATTACCTTCCTTATCTTATTTTTCCTTTTAAAGAAATTTGCTTGGAAACCTATTTTAGGAGCAGTTCACGATAGAGAAACTTCTATTAAAAGTGCTTTAGACTCTGCAGAGGCTGCACGTCGTGAAATGGAAAACCTACAAGCAGACAATGAGCGTATTCTTCAAGAAGCACGTACAGAGCGTGACTCAATTATTAAAGAAGCACGTTCTATGAAAGATAAGATGATTGCAGACGCCTCTGATGAAGCTCAAGCTAAAGCAGATCAAATTATCAAGCAAGCACAAGCTGCTATCCTTTCAGAAAAACAAGCTGCTATTGCAGATATTAAAAACCAAGTTGCTAACTTGTCTATTGATATTGCAGAAAAAGTAGTTCGTGAAGAATTATCTAACAAAGAAAAACAAGCTAAGCTTGTTGAAGATATGTTAGGTGACGTTACTTTAAACTAA
- the atpH gene encoding ATP synthase F1 subunit delta produces the protein MAASRAAQRYAKAILDLAIDQNNAKETNENMKLVSNTIAASDDLQLMLTSPVVKSADKKAVLRQVFKDGNAITIGLFDILIENKRVDILQDVAKKYTFLFDQMNKTEVATVTTAVPLTKELEAKVLAKVKELTGNDVSLENKIDENIIGGFILRVGDLQYNASIANKLNTLKREFTNNTYVSKL, from the coding sequence ATGGCAGCATCAAGAGCAGCACAACGTTACGCAAAAGCCATCTTAGATTTGGCTATTGACCAAAACAACGCAAAAGAAACTAACGAGAACATGAAGCTTGTTAGCAACACCATTGCTGCAAGTGATGACTTACAGCTTATGCTTACAAGTCCTGTAGTAAAATCTGCAGATAAGAAAGCAGTTTTAAGACAGGTTTTTAAAGACGGTAACGCTATCACTATTGGTCTTTTCGATATTCTTATTGAAAACAAGCGCGTAGACATATTACAAGATGTTGCAAAAAAATATACGTTTTTGTTCGACCAAATGAACAAAACAGAAGTTGCAACCGTTACTACTGCAGTACCTTTAACCAAAGAGCTAGAAGCAAAAGTTTTAGCAAAAGTTAAAGAGCTTACAGGAAATGACGTTTCTTTAGAAAATAAAATTGATGAAAACATAATTGGTGGTTTCATCCTTCGTGTTGGAGATTTACAGTACAACGCGAGTATTGCAAACAAATTGAATACACTTAAACGTGAGTTTACAAACAACACTTACGTTTCAAAACTATAA
- the atpA gene encoding F0F1 ATP synthase subunit alpha, with protein MAEVNPAEVSAILKQQLSGFENKASLDEVGTVLTVGDGIARVYGLSNAQYGELVEFETGLEAIVLNLEEDNVGVVLLGPSVGISEGSTVKRTQRIASIKVGEGIVGRVVDTLGNPIDGKGPIEGETFEMPLERKAPGVIYREPVTEPLQTGIKSIDAMVPIGRGQRELVIGDRQTGKTTVCIDTILNQKEFYDAGEPVYCIYVAIGQKASTVAGIAKTLEDKGAMAYTTIVAANASDPAPMQVYAPFAGAAIGEYFRDTGRPGLIIYDDLSKQAVAYREVSLLLRRPPGREAYPGDVFFLHSRLLERAAKVINDDGIARDMNDLPDSLKDKVKGGGSLTALPVIETQAGDVSAYIPTNVISITDGQIFLTSDLFNSGVRPAINVGISVSRVGGSAQIKSMKKVAGTLKLDQAQFRELEAFAKFGSDLDAATLNVIEKGKRNVEILKQGQNDPYTVENQIAIVYAGSKNLLRKVPVNKVKEFEVDYLEYLNAKHRDVLDTLKAGKLTEEVTNTLEKVAAELSSKY; from the coding sequence ATGGCAGAAGTTAATCCAGCTGAAGTATCAGCAATACTTAAACAACAGCTTTCAGGTTTTGAAAACAAAGCCTCATTAGACGAAGTTGGTACCGTTTTAACCGTAGGTGATGGTATTGCTCGTGTATATGGTCTAAGCAACGCACAATATGGTGAATTGGTAGAGTTTGAAACTGGCCTTGAAGCTATCGTTTTAAACTTGGAGGAAGACAACGTTGGTGTGGTACTTTTAGGACCATCTGTTGGTATTTCTGAAGGGTCTACAGTAAAACGTACACAACGTATTGCATCTATTAAAGTAGGTGAAGGTATTGTTGGTCGTGTTGTAGATACTCTTGGTAATCCTATAGACGGTAAAGGCCCTATTGAAGGTGAAACTTTCGAAATGCCATTAGAGCGTAAAGCGCCAGGTGTTATTTATCGTGAGCCTGTAACAGAGCCATTACAAACTGGTATCAAATCTATTGATGCTATGGTGCCAATTGGCCGTGGACAACGTGAGCTTGTTATTGGTGACCGTCAAACAGGTAAAACTACCGTTTGTATTGACACGATCTTAAATCAAAAAGAATTTTACGATGCTGGTGAGCCAGTATATTGTATTTATGTTGCTATTGGTCAAAAAGCATCTACCGTTGCAGGTATTGCTAAGACGCTAGAAGACAAAGGTGCAATGGCTTATACTACTATTGTAGCAGCTAACGCATCAGATCCTGCACCAATGCAGGTATACGCACCATTTGCAGGAGCTGCAATTGGAGAGTACTTTAGAGATACTGGTCGTCCAGGATTAATTATTTATGATGATTTATCTAAGCAAGCAGTTGCTTACCGTGAGGTATCTTTATTATTACGTCGTCCACCAGGACGTGAGGCGTATCCAGGTGACGTTTTCTTCTTACACTCAAGATTATTAGAGCGTGCAGCAAAAGTTATCAATGATGACGGTATTGCAAGAGATATGAACGACTTACCAGACAGCTTAAAAGATAAGGTAAAAGGTGGTGGTTCTTTAACTGCACTTCCTGTTATTGAAACTCAAGCAGGTGACGTTTCTGCATATATCCCAACAAACGTAATTTCTATTACAGATGGGCAGATATTCTTAACTTCAGATTTATTTAACTCTGGTGTACGTCCAGCAATTAACGTAGGTATTTCTGTATCTCGTGTTGGTGGTTCTGCACAGATTAAATCTATGAAGAAAGTAGCAGGTACATTAAAGCTTGACCAAGCACAGTTCCGTGAACTTGAAGCATTTGCTAAGTTTGGATCAGACCTAGATGCTGCAACCTTAAATGTAATTGAAAAAGGTAAACGTAACGTTGAGATTCTTAAGCAAGGTCAAAATGATCCTTACACTGTAGAAAATCAAATTGCAATCGTTTATGCTGGATCTAAGAACTTATTACGTAAGGTTCCTGTAAACAAAGTAAAAGAATTTGAAGTAGATTACTTAGAATACTTAAATGCTAAGCACAGAGATGTTTTAGATACACTTAAAGCTGGAAAATTAACAGAAGAAGTGACTAACACATTAGAAAAAGTTGCTGCAGAGCTTTCTAGTAAATACTAA
- the atpG gene encoding ATP synthase F1 subunit gamma — translation MANLKELRNRITSVSSTMQITSAMKMVSAAKLNKAQDAITKMRPYSNKLTELLQSLSATLDADSGSDFAEERQINKVLIVAISSNRGLAGAFNTNIIKKVKSLTETTYKGISTEVITIGKKANDILKKTHTVTTNNNSLFDDLSFENVAEVAEDLMAKFKNREYDKIVIVYNSFKNAATQIVMNEQFLPLVAKQNDDVDTSSVSDYIFEPSKEEIVNDLIPKSLKMQLYKAMRDSFASEHGARMTAMHKATDNATELRDSLKLSYNKARQASITNEILEIVGGAEALNN, via the coding sequence ATGGCAAACTTAAAAGAACTTAGAAATAGAATTACATCGGTAAGCTCAACGATGCAGATTACTAGTGCCATGAAAATGGTATCTGCTGCTAAGTTGAACAAAGCTCAGGACGCTATTACAAAAATGCGCCCTTACTCTAATAAGCTTACTGAATTATTACAAAGTCTAAGCGCTACTTTAGATGCAGATAGCGGAAGTGATTTTGCAGAAGAGCGCCAGATAAATAAAGTGCTTATTGTTGCTATTTCATCTAACAGAGGATTAGCAGGAGCTTTTAATACCAACATTATTAAGAAAGTTAAATCTCTTACAGAAACTACATATAAAGGTATTTCTACAGAGGTTATAACTATTGGTAAGAAGGCTAATGATATCTTAAAGAAAACGCATACAGTTACAACAAACAACAACAGCCTTTTTGATGATTTATCATTTGAAAATGTAGCTGAAGTTGCTGAGGATTTAATGGCTAAATTTAAAAACCGTGAATACGATAAAATAGTTATCGTTTACAATAGTTTTAAAAATGCAGCTACGCAAATTGTAATGAATGAGCAGTTTCTTCCATTAGTAGCAAAACAAAACGATGATGTTGATACGTCTAGCGTATCAGATTATATTTTTGAGCCTTCTAAAGAGGAAATAGTAAATGACCTAATTCCTAAGTCTTTAAAAATGCAATTGTATAAAGCTATGCGTGATTCTTTTGCTTCTGAGCACGGTGCACGTATGACTGCAATGCACAAGGCTACAGATAACGCTACAGAGCTTAGAGATAGTCTTAAATTGTCTTACAACAAAGCAAGACAAGCAAGTATTACAAATGAAATATTAGAAATTGTTGGTGGTGCAGAAGCATTGAATAACTAA